ACCATCGCTTTATCACAGTTGAGAAAAAGCCATCCCAATAAATATTTTCCAACTCGATCTGTCTCACAGCAACCCTAATTGCAATTTCCACGGGAAGGCGCCATGCTCGAGGTTCAAGATAACCATTTATCAAAAACGGGAAATGCCACACTACTTCGGTAACTGACCAAGATTGTCTATCCGCAAAAGACTTAAAGGCTTCCAGGATAAAAGGTCCCCACCGCATAAGATAAAAAAGAGGATTTGAGCAAGGGCTGGAGAAGTAGAAGCTACCAAGTCCGCGAGCAAGCTCTCTCCAGAATATCTTTGTATCCTCCAGGAGCAGGGAAAACTGTCGTGCTTCATAACAGAGTTCTCTGGCGCACTTGGCTCCATAACCCGTAAGCATCCGGAGATCAACTCCCTGATTTTGTTCAGGATGAAGGAGGCAACCAATCGTCCCTAAAGCGGGATTGAGATACCCAAGCCCCCAACACCAAAACCCCACAACGGGTTTGTCACGGAGATCTGTCCGTGAAAGCCATCTATCCCGGTTTTCTCGAAACTCCCGCTTAAGACTTGAAACATAAAGTAAATGATCATACCCGGCTGGTCTAATGGGTGGACAGCATCGAAAGCAGGATGTATCATTAAAAGGCATGCAGAGAGTTAACCGGTTCATAAATAAGGTGAATTTTATAAGTTAAATTTAAATACCGAAAGATTCTTCTTTCGGTATCCCAAACAGGGAGGGTAGAATGCCAATTTATGAGTTTAGATGTATTAATTGTGGCAACGTTGAAGAAGTGCTCATCATTTCCTCCAGCGAGCAAGTAGAACTTAAATGTAAAGAATGTGGTGGAGACAGCTTTGAACGTATTGTTAGCAGAACAAGTCATTTTGTAAAATCATCATCTTCTTCAGAATCGCCATCTTTAACTACCAGATCCTGTTCACCTAGCTCATCTTGTTCAACCATAACTCTACCCGGGCACACTCGCTAGGCAGATTGGCAGGGGTGACGGTATAGGTCACCCCATCCAATTAATGCTTTAAAAGGGCTCTGGCAAAAAGATCAGGCTGAAATGGGCGAAGATCATTTATGCCCTCTCCTACTCCGATGAACCTTATTGGAATGCCGAATTCGTGGCATATACCGATAACGACGCCCCCTTTAGCTGTGCCGTCCAGTTTTGTCAGTATGAGTCCCGAAATGTTCATTTCTTCCTTGAAGATTTTTACTTGAGAATAAGCGTTCTGACCGGTAGTAGCATCCAGAACCAAAAAAGTTTCATGAGGGGCGTCGGAGATTTTCTTTGCCATTACGCGACGTATCTTTTTAAGTTCTTCCATAAGATTCGACTTAGTGTGCATTCGTCCTGCCGTATCAACAATTACCACATCGTAACCTCTAGATAATGCCGATTCGAGAGCGTCATAAGCGACAGCGGATGGGTCTGCTCCAGGCTTCTGCTTTATTACAGGCACTCCTATTCGTTCCGCCCATAAAGCTAGCTGATCAATGGCGGCGGCTCTAAAAGTATCTCCAGCCACAACAAGAGGCTTTTTACCTTCGGTTTTCCAGAAGTGAGCAAGTTTAGCTATTGTTGTAGTCTTTCCGACACCATTAACACCAACAACCATAACGACAAAGGGAGAAGCACGGTCAAGGTTGATGGAATCTGCAGAAATATCCACTAGCGAAGCGATTTCTTCCTCAAGCATCCTGTATAGTTCTGACGGATCCTGAACCGCCTCCTTTTTTACACGATTGCTCAGGCGATCAAGGAGTGTTCTGGTAGCACCGACTCCCACGTCGGATGTAATAAGGATTTCTTCAAGTTCATCAAACAATTCACGGTCTATAGTCTGTCTGTTTTTGAAAAGCCTTTCCACTCTAGCAGAAAGGTGTTCTCTGGTCTTCTGAAGTCCTCTAACTAAACGTCCCAGGAAACTCTCCCGTTCTTTGGACTCTTCATGAAAACTCTGATCATCGGTATCGCTTTCCTGGGTCTCTTCGGTAACTTCTGAGCTTGACTCCGGGAACACATCTAGATTTTGTATTTCCTTATCGTTTGATTCTTTATCTTCTTTTTTCTTTTTTCCAGGCCACCAAATCATGGAATCTCCCTCGATTGATACTTGTTTAGCCGTAAAGGTAACGCCGCAGAGATAGGTAACACATTTTGAAGGAGCAAAAAAGCATGGAATAGCATTTTTTTATTGCGATAGAGGGAGAATGTTGCTATAGCGTGAATGAATCATCATTCATTCATTTGAAAACATAAAAAATGTTGCACAATAGTTAAAAATCTGATCAAGAGGAATTGGCGAGCTAGACGCCATCAATTAAAAAATTACAAGGAGGAGGACGGACGTGAACATTGTAGTGCTTCTCAAACAGACACCGGATACTGAATCGGTCATCCGGATAGCAGATGATGGCAAATCCATCGTTACGACAGATCTTAAATGGATCATCAATCCTTACGATGAGTTTGCCGTAGAGGCAGCCCTAAGGCTTAAGGAAAAACACGGGGGAACGGTAACAATAGTAAGCTGGGGACCACAGCGCGTTGTAGAATCCATACGCACGGCTTTGGCAATGGGCGCCGATAAAGGTGTTCTTATTGATGACAGCGCTCTTGATGAAAGCGATAGTCTCGGCATTGCAAAGGTTCTCGCTGCTGCTGTAAAACAGCTCAATCCGGATATAGTTCTTTGTGGACATCGGGCAGTAGATTACGACCACAACCAGAGAGGACCGATGGTGGCAGAACTTCTGGGATGGCCTCACCTTCCTCTGGCTCTTTCTATGGAATGTGATGGACAGACGGTAAAAATCGAAAGGCCTGTAGAAGGAGGCAAGATGATTCTTTCTTCGCCCCTTCCAGTAGTTGTCACTATGGGTGGGTCCCACGCTGTATGGAATCCCAGATATGCCAGCCTCCCTGGCATTATGAAAGCGAAGAAGAAACCTCTTGAAGTTAAGAAACTTGCAGATCTTGGTTTGAGCCCTGACGAATGTGGAGGATCTGCGGCAAAGATCAGACTCGTAGAGCTCCAGCGTCCACCAGAAAGAAAAGCCGGAAAGATTATAAACGGCAATCTCGACACAGAAGGCAAAGCAAGAGAACTGGTTCGGCTGCTTCACGAAGAAGCGGGTGTTATATAACGGAGGGGAGGTAAAATCAAAATGGCTGAGTCGGTATGCATTGTAGCAGAATACAGGGACGGAAACTTCAGAAAGGTTTCCTTTGAAATAGCCAGTGAAGGGCGTCGCATTGCTGACGCTCTGGGACTTAAGCTTTACGGCATTGCCGTAGGATCCGGGGTCACGGCTGTTGCTCCCAAATTGGGTCACTACGGTGCTGATAAAGTGTTTGTAATCGATAACCCAGCATTAGAACATTACAATGCCGAAACTTACGCACCTGTGATAGCGGATGTTATAAAGGATGCGCAGCCGGCTGTTGTTCTTCTTCCTGCATCCATGAACGGTAAAGATCTAGCTGCTCGTCTTGCCGCTCGTTTGGAAGCTGGACTCGCTCAAGATTCAACTGAAATCGCCATCTCTGATGGAAAGATCAAGGCAAAACGTCCTCTTTTTGGTGGCAAGTGTCTCGGATGGTATGAATGGGCTGATGGAGCTCTTGTTATGATTTCCTGCCGTCCAAACGTTATGTCCTGTCTCACACCTGATGAAGGCAAACAAGCTGAAATAGTATCTGTAAATGCGACGATCCCTGCCGTCAAATCTCAAGTTCTTGGCGCAGAAATGGACACTTCAGGAAAGGTTGAACTCACAGAAGCCGACATTATCGTCTCTGGCGGTCGAGGCATGAAGGCGGCAGAAAACTTTGCAATTCTGGAAGAACTGGCAAAGGTGCTTGGAGCAGCAGTTGGAGCTTCCCGAGCTGCTGTTGATGCGGGCTGGCGACCTCATTCTGATCAGGTTGGACAAACGGGTAAGGTGGTTACTCCAAACCTTTACATCGCCGTTGGAATATCTGGAGCCATTCAGCACCTTGCCGGCATGGGATCTTCTAAATACATTGTGGCTGTCAAT
The DNA window shown above is from Thermodesulforhabdaceae bacterium and carries:
- a CDS encoding zinc ribbon domain-containing protein: MPIYEFRCINCGNVEEVLIISSSEQVELKCKECGGDSFERIVSRTSHFVKSSSSSESPSLTTRSCSPSSSCSTITLPGHTR
- the ftsY gene encoding signal recognition particle-docking protein FtsY, encoding MIWWPGKKKKEDKESNDKEIQNLDVFPESSSEVTEETQESDTDDQSFHEESKERESFLGRLVRGLQKTREHLSARVERLFKNRQTIDRELFDELEEILITSDVGVGATRTLLDRLSNRVKKEAVQDPSELYRMLEEEIASLVDISADSINLDRASPFVVMVVGVNGVGKTTTIAKLAHFWKTEGKKPLVVAGDTFRAAAIDQLALWAERIGVPVIKQKPGADPSAVAYDALESALSRGYDVVIVDTAGRMHTKSNLMEELKKIRRVMAKKISDAPHETFLVLDATTGQNAYSQVKIFKEEMNISGLILTKLDGTAKGGVVIGICHEFGIPIRFIGVGEGINDLRPFQPDLFARALLKH
- a CDS encoding electron transfer flavoprotein subunit beta/FixA family protein, giving the protein MNIVVLLKQTPDTESVIRIADDGKSIVTTDLKWIINPYDEFAVEAALRLKEKHGGTVTIVSWGPQRVVESIRTALAMGADKGVLIDDSALDESDSLGIAKVLAAAVKQLNPDIVLCGHRAVDYDHNQRGPMVAELLGWPHLPLALSMECDGQTVKIERPVEGGKMILSSPLPVVVTMGGSHAVWNPRYASLPGIMKAKKKPLEVKKLADLGLSPDECGGSAAKIRLVELQRPPERKAGKIINGNLDTEGKARELVRLLHEEAGVI
- a CDS encoding electron transfer flavoprotein subunit alpha/FixB family protein, with translation MAESVCIVAEYRDGNFRKVSFEIASEGRRIADALGLKLYGIAVGSGVTAVAPKLGHYGADKVFVIDNPALEHYNAETYAPVIADVIKDAQPAVVLLPASMNGKDLAARLAARLEAGLAQDSTEIAISDGKIKAKRPLFGGKCLGWYEWADGALVMISCRPNVMSCLTPDEGKQAEIVSVNATIPAVKSQVLGAEMDTSGKVELTEADIIVSGGRGMKAAENFAILEELAKVLGAAVGASRAAVDAGWRPHSDQVGQTGKVVTPNLYIAVGISGAIQHLAGMGSSKYIVAVNKDPDAPIFSKADYGIVEDLFKFIPAFTEEVKKYKSTC